The uncultured Eubacteriales bacterium region CAATCTGGTGAACCACTTAAAGCTGGAAGGGAACCGTTATGTCCTGAATGAGGACAAGCTGACCGCCACCGTCCACAAGGCTGTCCATTTTCTGGATAACGTCATTGAAGTCAATAAGTACCCCCTGCCTGAGATCGATCGAGAGACCCGGGCGACCCGGAAAATCGGCCTGGGCGTCATGGGCTTTGCCGATATGCTCCTGCTGATGGGCATCCCCTACAACAGCGACGAGGGCGTCTCCATGGGTCGGGCGGTCATGGAGCTGGTCCAGACCGAGGGCCACAAGGCAAGCGAAGCCCTGGCCCAGACGCGGGGGGCTTTCCCCCTCTTTGGGGAGAGCACCTATAAGGATGGCGTGCCCCTGCGTAACGCCACCGTCACCACCATCGCCCCCACGGGCACTCTGTCCATCATCGCCGGGGTCTCCTCCGGGGTGGAGCCGGTCTTTGCCTACGCGTACATCCGTAACGTCATGGATAACACCCACCTCATCGAGACCAACCAGATCTTAAAAGACGCCCTGGCCGCCGCCGGGGTCTACAGCGAGGAGCTGATGCACCAGGTGGTGGAGCAGGGTACCCTTGCCCATATCGGCGGCATCCCCGAGGACCTCAGGCGGGTCTTCGTCTGCGCCCACGACGTGGCCCCCGTCTGGCATGTGAAGATGCAGGCGGCCTTCCAGGCCTTCACCGACAACGCCGTGAGCAAGACGGTGAACTTTCCAAACTCGGCCACCAAGGAAGAGGTGGCCGAGGTCTATACTCTGGCTTACGCCCTGGGCTGCAAGGGTACCACTATCTACCGGGACGGCAGCCGGGACGAGCAGGTGCTCAACATCGGCAAGGTCAACGAGAAGGGGAAGGCTGAGGAGAAACCCGTGGACTACGTGGAGGCCGTCATGGCCGCCGACTGTGACAGCCAGGCCTGCCTCCTGCGCAACGGTGCCATCAAGCCCCGGCCCCGCCCCGCCGTTACCATGGGGTACACCGAGAAGGTCCACATCGGCTGCGGCAACCTGTACATCACCGTCAACTACGACGAGAACGGTGTGTGCGAGGTCTTTACCAACACGGGCCGCGCCGGCGGCTGTGCCTCACAGTCCGAAGCCACGGCAAGACTGGTCTCCATCGCCCTCCGCTCCGGGGTGGACAGCGACGAGCTGATTGCCCAGCTCAAGGGCATCCGCTGCCCCTCCTGCCTGCGGCAGAAGGATGTGCCCGTTACCTCTTGCCCCGACGCCATCGCCAAGGCCATCGAGAAGGTGGTCAAAAAGGCCCGGGGCGACAGCGCCCCCAGGGAGCCGATAGCCCCCATCGCCCCCCGGCTGGGAACACCCAACCCCGACCTGACCCCCGCCGAGGCGAAGCTTGCCAAGTACTGCCCTGAGTGCGGCAGCCCCCTGGAGCATGAGGGAGGCTGCGTCACCTGCCGCAACTGCGGGTACTCCAAGTGCGGGTAAACATATGAACGAGAAATGCCCGGAGTGTGTAAGCACTCCGGGCATTTTTTTCTATACTTATATTACCACAAAACGCCACAAATTTCAAGTCTACTCCTTTTCGTCAAATAGGTGTATATACTATGGGAGGAGGTGCGTCGGATGGATTTTTTAGCACTGAGAGAGGTTCAGATCGCGGAGACGGTGAAAACGCTGGAGGCGTGCAACGCGCTGACGGAGGGATATGGGCTCACCCTGTCCTCCGCTCAGGCGCTGGCTTTGGCCCAGCGGCGGGTGGAGGCTCTGCGCCTGACCGACCGGGTGGAGTTCGGGGAAGGGATATTGAAAAAGCTGATTTTCTCCTTCAGGAGTTCCCCATACCTCTGCCAGCAAAATTACGAGGAGACACTGGGAGAGCTCCAGGACATCTTCTACCATTTCAAAAATGAGAGTGACCAGAGCCTCACTGACGACGAGCTGATCGAATTCATGCGGAGCACCTTTGACGGCAAGGCCCAGGGTTCCCTGGAGTACTTGGCCGGGACCGCGCTGGACCGGCTGTGCAGGGAGCTGCGGGGCTGGGAGCCTGACGAGGACGAGCCCTGGGAGGAGGACGAGAATGGAGAATGAACTCTCGCGGCTGGGGAACCCGGAGGAGCTGTACACCTTTCTGGCCAGGCGGGCGGGACTCTACACGGGGCTGGACCACAGCTCGGTGCCGACGGCGCTGGCGGAAGAGCTTTTTGCCTCAGCGGCGTTCACCCTGGAGCAGGGCCGAACCGCCCCAGGCAGTCTGGAGGAGCGGTTTACGGCGGGACTGGCTGCCACCCGGAAAAAGCTGGAGTACGGAAAAACTCTCTGGCAGGCGGTGCGTGAAAGCCTGCCCCAGGCCGAAAACCGCTCCCTGCGGGACACCGTCAGGAATATCGGAACGTTCTGGCGGCGATATGATTATCGCTTTTTTGCCCACCAGATCCCCTGCGACATCGATTATCAGCTCTGCCGCCCGGTAAGCGAGGCACGGCAGGGGGTGGACTACGTCAACGCCTACCTGGAGCGGCTGTGGATGGAGAACGACTTCCTGAACCGATTTGATCCCCGCTATGTCAAGGGCCTATTGACCGCTTACTGTGGGGACTACGGGGGCTTACTCATCAACCTCTACGAGCCGGCGGCAGCGAACGCCCTGGGCCTTGCCCTGTTGGGTGGAGACTTCTCAAAGCTGAATATCACCCCAGAGCAGCGAAGGGAGATCGGGCAGGTCCTCCGCCGGGTGGGACCGGAGCGGCTGGAGGCCGCCGCGGAGAAACTGGCTGAGCTGATGAACCTCCAGCCCAAGACGGCGGGGGAGTACCTGCGGGGCGCAGCCGCCAACTTGGTCCCGCGTGTCCGCGCTGCTGAGTTAAACGGAATTTTCCTGACCTTTGACTAAAACGAAAAAGAAGCCCCGGACCGTTGCGGTCCGGGGCTTCTTTTCTCATCCCTCGATGGCGTCGACCCGGCGGGCGTGGCGGCCACCCTCAAATTCGGTGCCCAGGAAGGTCTCCACGATATGCTCGGCCTCGAAGGGGCCGGTAAAGCCCCCCGCCAAGGCCAGCATATTGGCGTTGTTGTGGGCACGGGTGAGCTGGGCCGAGAGCACGTCCCGGCAAAGGGCGCAGCGGATGCCGGGTACCTTGTTGGCTGTGATGGAGATGCCGATGCCGGTGGTGCAGATGACAATGCCCCTGTCGCATTCCCCCGAGGCCACCGCCTGGGCGGCTGCCCGGCCAAATTCGGGGTAGTCGCAGCTCTCTAAGCTGTTGGTTCCAAAGTCTTTGTAAGCGAGGCCATGGGCCTCCAGATAAGCTATGACATGCTGCTTGAGCTCATAGCCGCCATGGTCACTACCGAGTGCGATCATATTTTATTACCTCCTGATAGTTTAAACGGTCACAGCTTGATCTGGACCGGCGTTCTCTTATCGTAGGTGGTGACGTACCGGAACCCCACGTCCTTCAAGAGCTCGTAGGCCTCCCGAACGCCCTGGCCGATGTAGCAGGCCTTGTGGGCGTCGGCCCCCACCGTGAGGTACTCGCCGCCGCAGTCCCGATAGGCTTCCAGCGTGGGGCGCCACTCCTCCAGAGTCCTGCCGCACCAGGTGTTGAGCTCTATTCCCTTGCCGTGGGCCGCGACTCCCTTTAGGATACCCCGGATGCGGTCGAGATAGCGGTAGACGTCCACCTCCTGCCCGTCCCGGACGCTCATATACCGGACAGGATAAATGATGTGGCCCAGCACGTCGTAGCAGTCTGCCTCCACCAGCCGCTCCATGGAGAGGAAGTAGTCCTCCAGTACCTCATAGCAGAGATCAGAGGAGGTGTAGTCGATATAGTAGAGGTCGGTGGCCCCGGTTTCCACCGTGCGGTTGTGGATCGAGCCGATGACGAAGTCCAGCTCCGGGTGGTCAAGCGTCTGGGCAGCGTCGGCGGCGTCCACCTGCCCGCTGCCAAATTCCATGCCCAGTTTTAGCTTCAGCTTTCCCTTCGTGGCGTCCCGGACGGCACAGTACTGCTCTACCCGGGGAGGCCAGTGCAGAGCCGAGGCGTGCTGACGTTCTCCCTCTCCGGTCAGCAGGTCAAAGTGATCGGTGATGCAAAGCTCTGAGAGGCCCATGTCGATGGCGGCGTTGGCGTTGTCGATGAGGGGGGTGGAGCTGTCGGGGGAGAGCTCTGAGTGGCAGTGGTAGTCGATGAGATACATATGATCCTCCAGGAAAATGAAATACTGTATTCCGCTCTGTGGGGCGGTAAGGCTATCGCGCCGGTGTCTGGCGTGTGTCCAGGGTATACTTGGCCGCTATTCAAGGGGCCATAATTTCCGAAATGCCCGTACCTAGAACGGCCAGGACGGGAGCCATCGCAGGAAGTTGGAGGTGTACCAAACCGGGACTTCCAGCCCGATGAGCACAGGGTAGAATGCGGCGTAAAGCCCAGCCGCGGCCCCGGTGGTGCCGTATACCGCCCAGCGCCAGCCACGGGGCTGACGCTCGGCCAGATCGTTCATCACGTAGGCGAGAGCCAGCACCAGAAACAGGATGGAGGGGAAGTAGTGGTAGGCGAAGGTGGTGCGGCCGATCAAGAACCAGGGGCCTAACTGGGAGAAGAATCCCACCACGATGAAGAAAGCCTTGCCGCAGCGGCGGCGTACCGCCTGGATAGCGCAGGTACCGAGGGCGATCAATCCCGCCCAGGAGACGATGGGGTTATCAAACGCGCCGAAGGCGGTTTTTAGGCCCTGGGTGTACTCCTTGGAGGTGTCCAGGTAGTAGAGGATGGGCCGCCCGTCCACAATCCACTGGTACCAGCGGGAGGAGTATCCGTGGGGCTCGTTGACGCCCTTGTGGTAATTGAGCATATACTTCTGGTTGTCCAGCATCTCCTTGATCACGGTTTGCACCGTGACCTCACCTCGCGCCGCGGCGTAAGGGATGTAGGAGAGGGTATAAATGACGGCGGGGATAGCCACGAAACAGAGGATCGAGAACAGCAGGGTCTTCGCAACCCAGGGGCCGAACCGGGGCGCGCCCTCCTCCCGAGGCCAGTCCCGCCACTTGAAGAAGAGCCCCGCAAAGTAGAGGAGAGCTAGGCCTACCGCTCCGTAGATGACCGTCCACTTGCTGGCCGCGCCGATGCCCCACATGAGACCCGAGAGGAAGAGGGGGAGGGCCCCTTTCTTAAAGCTGGTCCCGGCGGGGAGGGTCAGGTAGCGGTACATGAAGAAGTACATGGCCAGAATGAAGAAGACGCCGTAGGTGTCGATGGTGGCAATGCGGGTCTGCGTCAGGTGCATGAAGTCGAAGGCGAAGAGGGCCGTGCCACAGAGGGCGATGGCGGTTTTGCCGAAGAGGTTTTTCAGGAAGACATAGAGGAGGGGCAGCATCCCAACGCCGAAGAGGGTGCCCACGAAACGCCAGCCGAAGGGGGTCATGCCGAAGGCACGGATGCCCAGACTCATCAATAGCTTGCCCAGGGGTGGGTGGGTGATCTCGTAGGGGTAGATGTTGCGGATATTCTCAAGGGCCGTGCGGGGATGATAGATCTCGTCGAAGTAGGAGGAGTTATACCAGGAGGGGGAGGCAGGAACGCTCGTCTGCTCATCGAAGAGGAGAGCGGCGCGCTCGTCGGTGTAGGCCACGGCACTGCCCGTGATGAGAGTGCCGTCCTGATCGTAGAGGGCCAGCTCGCCCACTTCCACCCAGGGTTTCGAGCCGTCGGGGTGGCCGGTGAGGCGGAGAAATTTTGCCTGGATGGCCTCCTGGGGTTCCACCTCCAGCCACTTGAACATATCCGAGTACTTCTGGGAGAGGGAGGCGGCGGTGGAGCCGCCGTTCTTGGCCCAGTAGGAATAGGCAGGGGTGTCCTCCTCCTTCTCCTGAAACATAAGGGTATACCACGTCTCCCCATCGGCGGAGACCTCCAGCGTGTAGGACCCGGTGTTGAGCCCAGGGTAGTACATGACGCGGGTGAGGGTGCGCTCCTCGCTCAGGGCGAAGGTGGCGGTCACCCCGGAGGCGAGCTGACAGAAATTTTGCGGGTTTACAAAGCTGCCCAGCTGGAAGAAGGCAGTTGCGGCATAGACCGCCGTGAGTAAAATGAGGGGCAGGGCGTCCTTCCGCGCCATGGGGTGGAGCTGAAAGGAGAACGAGAACCGTTCCCTGGGGCTGCTGGCCTGAGCCACCCACTCCAGGGTGCCCGTTCGTGGGGATATGGCGCGCCAATAGTAGACGAATAGACATACGATAGCAGCCAGGCACAAAATTGGCCATAAAAGGACGGGTGTGATATAGGGGGTGATCTGACGAATGAGGTCGGCCATGGGACACCTCCGGAGGGCAAAATAGAAAATAGGGGGGAGCGGCATATAGCCACTCCCCCTATTCTATTTCTTTTTTTTCTTTTTGTCAAAAAATCCTTTGGGGGTTTCCTCACTCTCGTCGGCGGGAATCTCACCCATGGCTCTGGCATAGCTCCGCAGGGCGTCTTTTTGCGCGCCGGTGAGGTTGCGTGGAATCTGGACGTTCACGGTGACGAACTGGTCGCCGCGTCCCCGGCCGTTGATACTGGGAATGCCCTTTCCCCGCAGTCGGAAGGTGGTGCCGGTCTGGGTTCCCTCGGGGAGGGTCCACTTCACCTTGCCGTCCAGCGTGGGGATCTCCAGTTCCGCGCCCAGGGCGGACTGGAGGAAGGTGACGTCCTGGTCGAGGTACACTGAAGTGCCGTCCCGCTTGAAGGCGGAGTGGGGTCGCACGCTGACGCTGACCACCAAGTCACCCGCCGGGCCGCCGTTCTGACCCGCCGCGCCCTGGCCCCGGAGGGAAACGGCCTGCCCGTTGTCGATGCCCGCGGGGATGTGCAGGGTGATCTTCCGCTGCTTGCGGGTGCTGCCTGCGCCGCCGCAGGACTTGCAGGGCTGGTGGATGATCTTGCCGGTACCGCCGCACTTGGGGCACTGGGCCGTCGTGGCGAAGGTGAAGGCTCCGCCGCCCCGCTGGATGCGGATGGTGCCGCTGCCGTGGCAGTCGGGGCAAATCTCGGCGGTGGTGCCGGGAGCGGAGCCGGAACCGCCGCACTCCTCGCAGGTCTCGCTGCGGGTGATGGAAATCTCCTTGTCGCAGCCGAAGGCCGCCTCCTCAAAGGAGATGGTGATGCTTGCCCGCAGAGTGTCCCCCTTCCGGGGGCCGTTGCGTCGTGCGCCGGAGGAGCCGTTGTCTCCAAAGCCGCCGCCAAAGAAGGAGCCGAAGATATCCCCCAGGTCGAAATCGCCAAAGTCGGCGGATGTGAAACCGCCGCCAGGGCCACCCGCGCCGAAGTTGGGGTCCACCCCCGCGTGGCCGAACTGGTCGTACCGTCCGCGCTTATCCTTGTCGGACAGGACCTCGTAGGCCTCGTTTACCTCCTTGAACTTGCCCTCAGCCACCTTGTCGCCGGGGTTCAAGTCCGGGTGGTACTGCTTGGCCAGTTTACGGTAGGCTTTTTTAATATCGTCGTCACTGGCGCTCTTGGAGACGCCCAGGACCTCATAATAATCTCTCTTTTGGTCCGGCATGTTGCCTCACCTCTCTGTTGAGGGATTTTAAAAACGTACGGCCTGCGGCCGCCTGCTGAAACAGTCCGCGTGGGACGGAGGAAACTCCCCCGTCCCACCGCAGAGCATATGTCTTACTTCTGGTCGTCGTCGATGACCTGATAGTCGGCGTCCACCACGTTAGGGTCGCTGCCGGTGGCGTCGCCGCCGGCAAAGCCTGCGCCGCCCATGTCGGGGCCTGCGCCGGCCTGACCGCCGGCTTGGCTGTACAGCTTTTCGCTGATGGGGTAGAAAGCCTTGGAGAGCTCCTCGGTGGCGGTTTTAATGGCCTCTACGTCGGTGCCCTTGAGGGCGTCCTTCAGCTTGGTAAGGTGGCTGTCCAGGGTGGACTTGTCGTTTGCGTCGATCTTGTCCTTCAGATCATCCATGACCTTCTCGGTCTGGTAGACCATCTGGTCCCCCTGGTTGCGCACGTCCACCTCTTCCTTCTTCTTGGCGTCCTCGGCAGCGAACTGCTCGGCCTCGCGGACCGCCTTCTCCACGTCGTCCTTGGACATGTTGGTGGAGGAGGTGATGGTGATGTGGGCGTCCTTGCCGGTGCCCAGATCCTTGGCGGAGACGTTCACGATGCCGTTGGCGTCGATGTCGAAGGTGACCTCGATCTGGGGTACGCCGCGGCGCGCCGGGGCAATGCCGTCCAGGTTAAAGCGGCCCAGGGTCTTGTTGTACTGGGCCATCTCACGCTCGCCCTGAAGCACGTGGACCTCAACGCTGGTCTGGTTGTCCGCGGCGGTGGTGAAGGTCTGGCTCTTCTTGGCGGGGATGGTGGTGTTGCGCTCGATGAGCTTGGTCATCACGCCGCCCATGGTCTCGATGCCCAGAGAGAGGGGGGTCACGTCCAGCAGCAGCAGGCCCTTCACGTCGCCCACCAGCACGCCGCCCTGGAGGGCGGCACCAATGGCCACACACTCATCGGGGTTGATGCCCTTAAAGCCTTCCACGCCGGTGATCTTCTTCACGGCCTCCTGCACGGCGGGGATACGGCTGGAGCCGCCAACCAGCAGGACCTTGTGGAGGTCGGAGGTGCTAAGCCCGGCGTCGCTCATGGCCTGGCGCACGGGGCCGGTGGTGGCGTCCACCAGGTGGGCCGTCAGCTCGTTGAACTTGGCCCGGGTAAGGGTCAGGTCCAGGTGCTTGGGGCCGGTGGCGTCGGCGGTGATATAGGGGAGGTTAATGTTGGTACTGGTGACGCCGGAGAGCTCGATCTTCGCCTTCTCGGCGGCCTCCTTCAGACGCTGCATGGCCACCTTATCGCCCGTCAGGTCAACGCCCTCGGTCTTCTTAAACTCGGCGGCCAGGTAGTCCATGATGCACTTGTCGAAGTCGTCGCCGCCCAGGCGGTTGTTGCCCGCGGTGGCCAGTACCTCGATTACCCCGTCACCCACCTCGAGGACGGACACGTCGAACGTGCCGCCGCCCAGGTCGTAGACCATGATCTTCTGGTCGGACTCCTTGTCCGCGCCGTATGCCAAGGCCGCGGCGGTGGGCTCATTGATGATGCGCTTAACATCCAGGCCGGCGATGCGTCCGGCGTCCTTGGTGGCCTGGCGCTGGGCGTCGGTAAAGTAGGCGGGCACGGTGATGACCGCCTCGGTGACGGTCTGGCCCAGATAGGCCTCGGCGTCCGCCTTCAGTTTTTGGAGGATCATGGCGGAGATTTCCTGGGGGGTGTAGCTCTTGTTGTCGACGTGCACCTTGTAGTTGCTGCCCATCTCGCGCTTGATGCTCATGACGGTGCGGTCGGGGTTGGTGATGGCCTGGCGCTTTGCCACCTGGCCCACCATGCGCTCACCGTCCTTGGAGAAGGCGACGACGGAGGGGGTGGTGCGGTTGCCTTCCGCGTTGGGGATTACGACGGCCTCGCCGCCCTCCATGACAGATACGCAGCTATTGGTTGTGCCAAGGTCGATGCCAATAATTTTAGACATAATATTTTTCCTCCAATAAAAAGAAATTGGTTTTAAACGAAATAATAACCGACGAACAGGGGAGATAACGACGGATCAGAGTGAAATAGAAGGATTTCTTAATTCGCAACCTTGACCATCGCAAAGCGAATGACCTTTTCGCCGGACTGGAACCCCGCCTGAAAGACCTCCACGACGGTGCTCTCGCCTGCATCGGCGTCCTCCACGTGCATGACGGCGTTGTGGAGCTTGGGGTCGAAGGGCTGGCCGAGGGCGGAGATCTCCTCAATACCCAGCTTGGCAAGTATCTCCTTGAGCTGCGCCATGGTCATCTCCACGCCCCTCTGGTAGGCGGCATCGGAGCACTCCAGCTTTAAAGCTCGCTCCAGGTTGTCGTACACGGGAAGAAAGGCAGCTGCGGTGTCAAATTTGGCGTCGGCCCAGGTGGTTTCCTTCTCCTTCTGGCTCCGGCGGCGGAAATTATCGTACTCGGCGGCCAGGCGGAGGAACTGATCCTCCTTGTCCTTGAGGGCGGCCAGGGCCTTTTCCGTGTTCTCCAACGCGGCAGAGAGCTCCTCGCTGGACGGTGCGGCCTCGGTCACGACCGCCTCCTGCTGGGGGGTCACGGGTTCTTCCTGCTGAGGCGTCTCGTGGAGCGCCTCCTCGTGCGGCTGATCTTTTTTACTCATGGGTGCCTCCTAAATTATCGTCGTCCTTCCTCGGCGGCAGGCCGCCCCGGCCAAAGAGGCGGGACAGGCCATCGGCAAGGTAAGAGAGCCGGGCGGTGATTTTGGCATAGTCCATACGGGTGGGGCCTACCACGCCGATGACGCCCCGCATTCCCTCGCCAATGTCGTAACTCGCCATGACCACGCTGGTGTCCTTCAGCGCATCGGCCACGTTCTCCGGGCCGATGAGGATCTGCGTGGGGTCGCCTTCCCGGGGAATGGGGAAATGGGAGAGGTCGTTGTCCCCGGAGAGGTAGCTCATCAAGGTCTGGGCCTTGTCGAGGCTGCGATACTCCGGGTGCTCCAGCAGGTGGGAAAGGCCCGCCGTGTGAACCTGGCGGCTCTCCAGCTCCTCCAGCACCTCAATGGCGAAGGAGACCACCAGAGAGATGAGCCCGTATGCCTCACCTGCGGCGTGCTGGGCGAGGCGCAGCAGCTCCGGGGTGATCTCCTCCAGCGTGAGTCCCGTAAAAGAGGCGTTGAGGAGGGTGTTCAATAGCTGGAGCTGGGTTTCGTTCAAATCGCTGGGGAGACGGATGAGCCGGTTGCGTACCACATTGGTGTCGGTCATCACCACTATGATGAACGCGCTGCTCTCCACCATCAAAAGGTCAAACCGGCGGACGGTCACCCGGGAGCGGCCCGAGGAGAGGGCGAAGGCGGGGTACTGCGTGAGCTGACTTACAATGCGCCCGGCCTGGTCGATGACCCGGTCCAGCTCCGCCATCTTCATGCGCAGGGCGGAGTTGATGCGCTCGGTCTCCTGGAGGGAGAGCTTGTGGGCCTCCATCAGCTCGTTGACGTAGAGCCGATAGCCTCTGGAGGACGGGATGCGCCCGGCGGAGGTGTGAGGCTGCTCCAGGAAACCCAGGGCCTCCAGGTCGGACATCTCGTTGCGGATGGTGGCCGAGGAGATGTCCAGCCCGGAGGATTCAGCGATGACCTTTGAGCCGACCGGCTCGGCAGTCTCAATATAGTTTTCGACGATGGCACGGAGAATACGCTTCTTTCTCTCTGATAAATCCATCGTATCCTCCTCCTTTGTCCAGTGTGCGCTATGTTAGCACTCGCTGTTCCTGAGTGCTAAAGATAATGTACCACCAGACCCCAGGAATGTCAATACTTCAGGTTGTAAATGATTTGTGAACGGAAAAGAAAAGCAATTAAGCGCAGCGATTGCTAAAACGCGGCGTGGGACATACCCACGCCGCGTTTTACGTCTATGTAGTTTCCCCCATGCTTACCTGAGTCACATCGTTGATCCATACTCGGCTCCTCAGGCGGGAGACGCCGAAACCAAACTTTACCACGTTCTCCATGCAGATGCCCACATAGACGGCGAAGATGCCCCACTGAAACACCAGACCGAAGAGGGCGGCCAGAGGGATAGCCACCAGCCAGAGGGGGAGAATGTCGATGATCATAGCCATGCGCACATCTCCGCCGCCCCGGAGGACGCCCACGGTGTTGGTGCTGTCAAAGCTGCGCAGGGGCAGCACCACGCCGGTGAAGGAGAGCATCATGGTGCAGATGCCCGCCGCAGAGGCGGAGAGCTTGAAGATGGGGTAGACCAGGGGCGCCAGGAGCAGCCGGGTACCCACCAGCATAAAGCCTCCCACCAGCGCCCCGCAGGCGAAGGCCAGCGTGTCCATGGTGAGACCCACCTGATAGACCGTCTCCTTATCCCGTCCCGCGCCGATCTCCCGGCCCACCACGATGCCCGCGGTGGCGGCGATGGCGAAAATGGCCACGGTGCAGATGTCCTCAATACCGCCCGCCAAGGCACGAGCGGCGAGGATCTCGGTGGAGCCTGCCATATGGCCCATGATGACCTTATAGAGGCTGGTGCCCAGCCCCCACAGGCTTTCATTGAAAACTACAGGAGCGGCGTATTGGGCAAACTTGGCCGCGACCTCCATGCCCGGACGAAACAGGAGTGAGAACTTGAGCCGGAAACGGCGGTTCGTGGAAGCATAAATCACCACGATGGCAAGCTCCAGCATTCGGGCCCAGAGTGTGCTCCAGGCAGCGCCGGCCACGCCCATGGCGGGCGCGCCCAGATTACCGAAGATAAGAAGCCAGTTGAGGAACACGTCGGTGGACGTGGAGATCGAAAAGATGATAAAGCCCAGCTTCGGGTTCTCCATGCTGCGGTGGGCCCCTATGTACACGCTGGAGATGCTGCCGAAGAGGTAGGAGGGTCCCACGATGCGGGTGTACTCGGCTGCGGGGCCAATGAGGGTGGCGTTGTCGGTGAGCAGGCCCATCAGCGCCTCCGGGAAGAAAAGGGTCACCGCCGCAAAGACGGCAGAGATGGACAGCGCCACGTAGCAGCCGATCCCGATGACGCGGTTGATGGACTCCATGTCCTTCTTGCCCCAGAACTGGCTTATGAGAACCGACGACCCGCTCTGCAGCCCGAAGAGAATGAGCTGAATGACGAACATGGGGATGTTGGCCAGATTCACCGCA contains the following coding sequences:
- a CDS encoding Ribonucleoside-diphosphate reductase gives rise to the protein MPISDNARQVLEKRYLIRDEQGKPTETVDQLFHRVAGAIAAADTHFDPKANVKALAGSFYDMMTNLDFLPNSPTLMNAGRPLGQLSACFVLPVGDSMEEIFDAIKNAALIHKSGGGTGFSFSRLRAKGSTVNSTGGVASGPISFMKVFNAATEAVKQGGTRRGANMGILRVDHPDILEFISCKNNTSEITNFNISVGITEAFMQAVEAGGKYDLVDPATQKTVGQLDAKEVFSTIVSSAWQTGEPGIVFLDRLNRDNPTPLHGEIESTNPCGEQPLMAYEACNLGSINLVNHLKLEGNRYVLNEDKLTATVHKAVHFLDNVIEVNKYPLPEIDRETRATRKIGLGVMGFADMLLLMGIPYNSDEGVSMGRAVMELVQTEGHKASEALAQTRGAFPLFGESTYKDGVPLRNATVTTIAPTGTLSIIAGVSSGVEPVFAYAYIRNVMDNTHLIETNQILKDALAAAGVYSEELMHQVVEQGTLAHIGGIPEDLRRVFVCAHDVAPVWHVKMQAAFQAFTDNAVSKTVNFPNSATKEEVAEVYTLAYALGCKGTTIYRDGSRDEQVLNIGKVNEKGKAEEKPVDYVEAVMAADCDSQACLLRNGAIKPRPRPAVTMGYTEKVHIGCGNLYITVNYDENGVCEVFTNTGRAGGCASQSEATARLVSIALRSGVDSDELIAQLKGIRCPSCLRQKDVPVTSCPDAIAKAIEKVVKKARGDSAPREPIAPIAPRLGTPNPDLTPAEAKLAKYCPECGSPLEHEGGCVTCRNCGYSKCG
- a CDS encoding exported hypothetical protein (Evidence 5 : No homology to any previously reported sequences); translated protein: MPSTALSAAAPWSMREAASPAATAGTPSAGKHMNEKCPECVSTPGIFFYTYITTKRHKFQVYSFSSNRCIYYGRRCVGWIF
- a CDS encoding conserved hypothetical protein (Evidence 4 : Homologs of previously reported genes of unknown function), producing MDFLALREVQIAETVKTLEACNALTEGYGLTLSSAQALALAQRRVEALRLTDRVEFGEGILKKLIFSFRSSPYLCQQNYEETLGELQDIFYHFKNESDQSLTDDELIEFMRSTFDGKAQGSLEYLAGTALDRLCRELRGWEPDEDEPWEEDENGE
- a CDS encoding conserved hypothetical protein (Evidence 4 : Homologs of previously reported genes of unknown function) yields the protein MENELSRLGNPEELYTFLARRAGLYTGLDHSSVPTALAEELFASAAFTLEQGRTAPGSLEERFTAGLAATRKKLEYGKTLWQAVRESLPQAENRSLRDTVRNIGTFWRRYDYRFFAHQIPCDIDYQLCRPVSEARQGVDYVNAYLERLWMENDFLNRFDPRYVKGLLTAYCGDYGGLLINLYEPAAANALGLALLGGDFSKLNITPEQRREIGQVLRRVGPERLEAAAEKLAELMNLQPKTAGEYLRGAAANLVPRVRAAELNGIFLTFD
- the rpiB gene encoding Ribose-5-phosphate isomerase B, producing the protein MIALGSDHGGYELKQHVIAYLEAHGLAYKDFGTNSLESCDYPEFGRAAAQAVASGECDRGIVICTTGIGISITANKVPGIRCALCRDVLSAQLTRAHNNANMLALAGGFTGPFEAEHIVETFLGTEFEGGRHARRVDAIEG
- a CDS encoding Histidinol phosphate phosphatase HisJ family protein; its protein translation is MYLIDYHCHSELSPDSSTPLIDNANAAIDMGLSELCITDHFDLLTGEGERQHASALHWPPRVEQYCAVRDATKGKLKLKLGMEFGSGQVDAADAAQTLDHPELDFVIGSIHNRTVETGATDLYYIDYTSSDLCYEVLEDYFLSMERLVEADCYDVLGHIIYPVRYMSVRDGQEVDVYRYLDRIRGILKGVAAHGKGIELNTWCGRTLEEWRPTLEAYRDCGGEYLTVGADAHKACYIGQGVREAYELLKDVGFRYVTTYDKRTPVQIKL
- a CDS encoding Putative dolichyl-phosphate-mannose-protein mannosyltransferase (fragment) (Evidence 3 : Function proposed based on presence of conserved amino acid motif, structural feature or limited homology), producing MPLPPIFYFALRRCPMADLIRQITPYITPVLLWPILCLAAIVCLFVYYWRAISPRTGTLEWVAQASSPRERFSFSFQLHPMARKDALPLILLTAVYAATAFFQLGSFVNPQNFCQLASGVTATFALSEERTLTRVMYYPGLNTGSYTLEVSADGETWYTLMFQEKEEDTPAYSYWAKNGGSTAASLSQKYSDMFKWLEVEPQEAIQAKFLRLTGHPDGSKPWVEVGELALYDQDGTLITGSAVAYTDERAALLFDEQTSVPASPSWYNSSYFDEIYHPRTALENIRNIYPYEITHPPLGKLLMSLGIRAFGMTPFGWRFVGTLFGVGMLPLLYVFLKNLFGKTAIALCGTALFAFDFMHLTQTRIATIDTYGVFFILAMYFFMYRYLTLPAGTSFKKGALPLFLSGLMWGIGAASKWTVIYGAVGLALLYFAGLFFKWRDWPREEGAPRFGPWVAKTLLFSILCFVAIPAVIYTLSYIPYAAARGEVTVQTVIKEMLDNQKYMLNYHKGVNEPHGYSSRWYQWIVDGRPILYYLDTSKEYTQGLKTAFGAFDNPIVSWAGLIALGTCAIQAVRRRCGKAFFIVVGFFSQLGPWFLIGRTTFAYHYFPSILFLVLALAYVMNDLAERQPRGWRWAVYGTTGAAAGLYAAFYPVLIGLEVPVWYTSNFLRWLPSWPF